A window of Piliocolobus tephrosceles isolate RC106 chromosome 13, ASM277652v3, whole genome shotgun sequence contains these coding sequences:
- the RAB30 gene encoding ras-related protein Rab-30 isoform X2, with the protein MSMEDYDFLFKIVLIGNAGVGKTCLVRRFTQGLFPPGQGATIGVDFMIKTVEINGEKVKLQIWDTAGQERFRSITQSYYRSANALILTYDITCEESFRCLPEWLREIEQYASNKVITVLVGNKIDLAERREVSQQRAEEFSEAQDMYYLETSAKESDNVEKLFLDLACRLISEARQNTLVNNVSSPLPGEGKSISYLTCCNFN; encoded by the exons ATGAGTATGGAAGATTATGATTTCCtgttcaaaattgttttaattggCAACGCTGGCGTGGGGAAGACGTGCCTCGTCCGAAGATTCACTCAG ggtcTTTTCCCCCCAGGTCAAGGAGCCACAATTGGAGTTGATTTTATGATTAAGACAGTGGAGATTAACGGCGAAAAAGTAAAG CTACAGATCTGGGACACAGCAGGTCAAGAGAGATTTCGGTCCATTACCCAGAGTTATTACCGAAGCGCCAATGCCTTGATCCTCACCTATGACATTACCTGTGAGGAATCCTTCCGTTGCCTTCCTGAGTGGCTGCGGGAGATAGAACAATATGCCAGCAACAAAGTCATCACTGTGTTAGTGG GCAACAAGATTGACCTGGCTGAAAGGAGAGAGGTTTCCCAGCAGCGAGCTGAAGAATTCTCAGAAGCTCAGGACATGTATTATCTGGAGACCTCAGCTAAGGAATCTGATAATGTGGAGAAACTCTTCCTTGACTTAGCATGCCGACTCATCAGTGAAGCCAGACAGAACACACTTGTGAACAATGTATCCTCACCCTTACCTGGAGAAGGGAAAAGCATCAGCTATTTGACTTGTTGTAATTTCAACTAA
- the RAB30 gene encoding ras-related protein Rab-30 isoform X1, producing MSMEDYDFLFKIVLIGNAGVGKTCLVRRFTQGLFPPGQGATIGVDFMIKTVEINGEKVKLQIWDTAGQERFRSITQSYYRSANALILTYDITCEESFRCLPEWLREIEQYASNKVITVLVAPEVSFDITSITCISCRFVGNKIDLAERREVSQQRAEEFSEAQDMYYLETSAKESDNVEKLFLDLACRLISEARQNTLVNNVSSPLPGEGKSISYLTCCNFN from the exons ATGAGTATGGAAGATTATGATTTCCtgttcaaaattgttttaattggCAACGCTGGCGTGGGGAAGACGTGCCTCGTCCGAAGATTCACTCAG ggtcTTTTCCCCCCAGGTCAAGGAGCCACAATTGGAGTTGATTTTATGATTAAGACAGTGGAGATTAACGGCGAAAAAGTAAAG CTACAGATCTGGGACACAGCAGGTCAAGAGAGATTTCGGTCCATTACCCAGAGTTATTACCGAAGCGCCAATGCCTTGATCCTCACCTATGACATTACCTGTGAGGAATCCTTCCGTTGCCTTCCTGAGTGGCTGCGGGAGATAGAACAATATGCCAGCAACAAAGTCATCACTGTGTTAGTGG ccCCTGAGGTATCATTTGATATCACCTCCATCACCTGTATTTCTTGCAGATTTGTAG GCAACAAGATTGACCTGGCTGAAAGGAGAGAGGTTTCCCAGCAGCGAGCTGAAGAATTCTCAGAAGCTCAGGACATGTATTATCTGGAGACCTCAGCTAAGGAATCTGATAATGTGGAGAAACTCTTCCTTGACTTAGCATGCCGACTCATCAGTGAAGCCAGACAGAACACACTTGTGAACAATGTATCCTCACCCTTACCTGGAGAAGGGAAAAGCATCAGCTATTTGACTTGTTGTAATTTCAACTAA